A segment of the Mytilus trossulus isolate FHL-02 chromosome 12, PNRI_Mtr1.1.1.hap1, whole genome shotgun sequence genome:
aaaatttcggAGTTAGATTTAACAGCATGAAGGACAGTGAACATCTCAAATTTTCTCATGGAAACcaaaaacttaacaaatatataaataaagtgtgttatgattgcaaataagacaagttctgggcaactctccacaagaaaccaacaTGACGCTTTGGAAATGACTAATAGTGCGGTGACAGAAGTGTAAAAAGTCGTCTAGATCGCGAGTTTAATCTCCCcaaataacacacggctaaaaatGGTCTAAACTTAAAGATAAATATGTCTTCTTTAGTTTTTGCCCTGTCGTCAGAATTTCGTacggtcacatttttctaaatagTCGTTTTAATGACTGGTAGTACATTGGAGAGtttcaacccccctttttcaaaatgaaaaattgtgtatatttgcTTGCATTTAACTGAAATAGTTTTTCCGGAAGCTATTTTCATATATCGAAATATTCtatttagtatttcattttcttataatctataaaatttgcgAAGTTTAGActgttaaaaattgaggtaattttaattgcaaattcagacacaaactttagtttcttctttatagttgtaataaaatttatcCCATAATAATGTTAGcatatagtatttcataaaactaatcagtgataaaaatttcggaaccaaaatatgaaaaaaaccttaagaaatcaatggaaaaagaatggaataaaaaacttcaatttcaacacGGAACTTAATCACTTGCTTTCCGTCACATTTTGTGTATTAGTCAATAATTTGCTCTCAACTGATATATGATATTACTACCCTTTTCgctattatatacaaatatttgcaCTGATATATGCTACATTCTTTGTTTGTATGTGTTTATattctatgatttttttgttataaaacattaaatatacttTGTCAGAAAAGTctaattgtaaaatcaaaataattgacggatagtttcagtaaatattccTAGATATGTCAAGTCAGTTGCAACTTGCTCCATTAAGTCCTTGCAGGCTGTTTATCATTGTTCATGCTACAAGAGTTACACAAGTTAACATATTTGTTCCCCCTTTTAGAGCGAGGAAGCTTCTAATCTGATATTTAATGACGACATACAATTATCGGACTGTTGTCCCTCAGTTTCGGGTATGTGTACGCGTTCTAGAATGCAGTCGTTCAACTAGagcgcttgtatattttgttgcaacaaaacattttagatAGATAAAAAACTATTCAAGTTTGAATCATATGAGCGTATTAAGAATGTTTTAACCGTGTCAGTTAAAGTTAAAGTTAGAGTTGAAATAGTTTCCCGTCCATCTTTTAAACTTCAAGCACTCTGTCATTTTGGttgcattacaaattatttgctaaaacgaaaaaaaaagcAGATATCTCAGATCACGATACTgcttttactaattttattttggctattgacaacgatgtaaTGGTCATTACTCATGACATTGTTTCTAGATAAATAAACTACTTAGTAGTAGATCTTTTCTTCCAGCTGAAATTGTAAACTTGTAAAATACAGTCTAAActcattgatttctatagaaatacaGTTGTCAAACAACTTCAACAAGTTCAaggcaaatataacaatattttgtaacaaaataactatttgagaTGCCATATCAGCTGCTAGTCAATTGAAAACTGAActcaaattttaatgtcaaatgtaAAAGACACAAATAACGGACAGATATATCATTCCGCTGCAAGTATACAATAGAAAAGACATATCTACAAACTCTACAGAAGTATACCCAACTTCGGAAGAAATGTCTCTTTCTTCTTCAACTCAGTCAATGCCTTCGTCATTATTGCAATTCATTTTATGGTAACTCGATGAAACTGCATAGCCAAGACTATTCTCAGGAAATGGCATCCCAGAAATTGCGTACTTGCGTCAACCGTTTGTGTGGCCATTTTATTTTACTCCTTTTCATTTAGGATTGGCTTTACAAATGTACCATGAGTTTGGTTCGAAACAccttgttgaaatattgaatgcCAATGGATTTTATGCTTCTTAAAGTAGAGTGCGACGCTATCTAATGTGTTgccaaccatgaaattgagcgaAATCAAGATAGTGTGTACGTCTCATGCATAATGTTTCCCCATCATCTTTGCAGACAAGCATATGGATGTCATCttaatatagaaaagaagatgtgatatgattgccaatgaaacaactatccacaaaagaccaaaatgaccgttcggccttcaacaatgagcaaagcccataccgcatagtcagctttaaaaggccccgatacgacaatgtaaaacaatctaAACGAGAAACTAACGgtctcatttatgtaaaaaaatgaacgaaaaacaaatatgtaacacataaacaaacgatgaccactgaattacaggctcctgacttgggacaggcaaatacataaataatgtggcggggttaaacatgttagcgggatcccaaccctccccctaaccttggacagtggtataacagttcaacataagaacgaactataaaagtcagttgaaaaagacttaactcatcagatagacaaaaaatacacgTTGACGTGGcagggtacttatacatcccgacaaaaaaagacacaatgaacagatctaagagtactcgcagttatctgacagctagttcaaatccactaacaactaattaaaaaaacatgcctctaagactaagcactcaatccgtacacatccaacatacaatggatttagtgtaaagacgtcataaacagccagagaagaACATGACcgtgtgcaatgccaagttacaggtatcgataGATTGTAagtccatgaaaatgtatataacCCCATTTAAGATCTCTGTAAAATCTTGGATGAATTGAAAGGGATGGTTTAAAGCTGGTATTTCTTTGGgaacaaatgtcttcggacttcCTACAATACCTTGTCTGTACTTGTgaagaaaaactcaaaataacgTGTTTGCTTTGAGCAGAACCTTCCATGTGCTACCTGTGGCCATGAGtgaaatgtatagaaatattaaaaacatgtcTTGTGACGGTTGGTGAAAATGAAGATGATGGAGATAACGGCTGATTAGGTATAGAGCTTGTTGAACTGATACACATGGTCCCAGCCCCGAGTTTGGGGAGTGTTGGCGTGCCCTTAAAAAAGtcaaaccccgccacattctgtttgtGTCTGTTTCAAGTCACGAGACGGTAATGCAGTGTTTGTCGTATGTTTCTATAtactatatttgtttgtttcttattAATTTTGTTCATTAATCAGGTCGAGagatttttcgtttgttttacaatattcatCTCGTAAATTGAAGACTATGCAGTATAAATTTTACTCATCGTTGGAGCCCGTACGGGACGTATTGGTAATTTATGTCTCATTTGGAGGGTTgcctcatttgcaatcatatcacatcttcttttttttatatggaatacTTTTGAAATACGTTGCaaggaaaaaaaaggggggatataggTACAAAACTTATAATGTAATAGATATTAACCAGAGTTAAATACGCAACAAAAGATAATACTATATGGAAGCAGTAATAATTGTGAAAAAACAAAAGCAACGAATATTCTATGATAAAACCTGAAGTATCCGCAATTCAATTTTAGGTCATATTTGACTGTAGTGTTCTATTGCTTTGATTTGATACCTCACCCAatatgatagtttaaaaaataaatttaaagtattgtcctgcatggctttttttttttacctgaaattgaaatttttcaaaaggtTCAGGTGCTCTAAACATTTTATAGGTTGAAAActtaatttttgaagttttgtttataaaacgtcGTTTTAGGAttcttttgataaaataaatcttaatgattaaggtttatgtataataacaaacattaataaagccaaaacagtatcgtttgtatttatgtagagtttagaaatagaaaaaaatgtcaaaattgaaaccctcccaaattttcaaagattttcacatataacctttgacctcaatttaaaaaaagttgtgacCATACAAAGTCCTGACGACAGGCATATTATTATAGTACACGATTTCCTCTttccaatgatatattatataggtgtgtgttcggtggggagattaaaatccaaaaaatcTACCTTCAGTCACCGCACTATAATTTATTGTCTTTATAAACACTTGTACAACTCTTGTTTAACGCaaattctttttgtatacatataatatgtgttcaaaaatactttatcaataaacaatttatcttttaattaactGATGAACCGTCATATCTGGTTTTGTGACGGTTCATAGGTAAGTGAAATAGATGAGGTAAATACGAAGtcacaaacaaaataaactatttattgacaaattaagATAACAAATACTAAAGTCGGAGACGGTATCATTAAATGTTGGAATTTggatcgacaacatatttgtcaagTTAGATGGATTTTTCTTTTCATCTAACAGTTGCTTAGATTAAGTTTCACACATATGAAATGCACGATATCTAGGTTGATTGGTGTTTCATAATTTACTATGCACAGTGTTCACATAATTacacaatgttttgttttaattgttttgttctcCTCATCATGTTCGTTCGTTAAAATACCCCCGTGCCGACGAAGAAGGTCAGTAATgtctttataattattataagtAGCATAGTATAGAGGAGTACGTCCTTtgttactgtgaaagtacttttattcgtgggataccaattttcgtggttttcgtggatgactttatccacgaatttaagtgtccatcgaaataaaacaaccatgaaccaaatcaagacatggaaagatccccatcggtattttgactactgatatgatctagagaatatattgaaaatCGCCAAGCCTGAGAATTCTttaatagcagtcacagaactacaaccGCATGCATGATTGATTATATTCATTTAATCCTTAATAACATAAACTGTACAGCTTTTGATCTTTTACTtcttttaaaagcatttttaaTCGATGAAAGTCAGACATCCAGTATGgatatgctagtatgataaagtgttcattttatatcctcatagttctcgtacatatgggaaattataatttaaagctgggtttgattttgataagaattgtTTGACAATTCTTTTCTAGatacgtttatagcatttgtttatgtaactgttttctttatgtgacatgtttatggcttAATTAACACCTCCAATGGTGTTTAATCTGTGAATCACTTTATCATGGGTAAATTAGTGTTATCACTAAGATTTACAtgggtcaatgtttactttgcaatttcctcaATCTAGACATTTTGTAACCTTCTTTTCTTAaaaggctttaatttttttaatttttttatttttagaaaacttaaatccacgaatttaaaaacccacgaacatgtaaatattcctcaaaccacgaaaattgatacccacgaattaaagtactttcacagtatctaatttgttatctttataattattataagtAGCATAGTATAGAGGAGTACGTCCTTTGTTATCTAGTTTGTTatctttataattattataagtAGCATAGTATAGAGGAGTACGTCCTTTGTTATCTAGTTTGTTatctttataattattataagtAGCATAGTATAGAGGAGTACGTCCTTTGTTATCTAGTTTGTTatctttataattattataagtAGCATAGTATAGAGGAGTACGTCCTTTGTTATCTAGTTTGTTatctttataattattataagtAGCATAGTATAGAGGAGTACGTCCTTTGTTATCTAGTTTGTTAGCCGAGGCACTGTTTTCCAAAAGCAGGCAAGTTATACCCGTTATACCGTAAGCTACTGAAACATGCAGAGGTGTCCAGCCATATTCAGATGACATATTTACTTCTGCTCCATGCTCTATTAATAGTTCGACTATATCTCGATGACCTTCTTTACAAGCTATATAGAATGGCGATTCATTGAAGCTGTTTGGGTAATTTATTGGTGCATTccttttgataaattgttttgcGATATTTGTATTACCTTCGTTACACGCCAAATGAAACGGTGTGTTACAATTTTTATCGTAATATTCGTAGGTAGCACCTCGTTGTAATAGAATTGATACTATATCTTTATTACATTTTTCACAGGCAATATGTAATGgcgattttccttttttatctGACAGATTTACAATAGCATCACTGTTATAACATAGGTATTGAACTATATTCTTTTCGTTGCAATACGAGGCATAATGTAATGGACTCCACCCGTTATCAGCACATTTGTTTACGTCAGCTCTATAACTTATCAACATTTGTGCTGCTTTTAAATTCTTCAACCAAAGAGCTGAAATAATTGGCGTTATTCCATTATATATAGCAATGTTTACATCTGCACCAAATTCAGCAAGAATTCGAATCAAATTTGTATCACCATTCTTAGCAACAATAAATAATGGTGTTTGTCCCTCCTTATCAATTTCATTAAGGGGAGCACCGTCTTTGATCAAACGTACGGTTACGTTCTTATGACCATTTGAACAAGCAAAATGCAATGGAGTATATCCATTTATATCGCAAATACTAtttgaaacaactttttttaataatagtATTACTATGTCTTTATAACCTTCTCGACAAGCAATATGTAATGGTGACCTGCCTTTCTTATTTGACTGATTAACTACTGCAGTACTGTGATCACATAGGAGGGCAACTATGtcttttttgttgaaataagaaGCTATATATAATGGACTCCATCCGTTTTCGTTACATTTTGTAACGTCAGCGTTATAAAAAAGCAACATTTGTGCTGATTCTAAATAACCACGCTGACAGGCTTTATAAATTGGAGTTCTTCCGTTTTTCTTAGCAAAGTTAACATCTGCACCATATTCGGTTAGAGTTTTGATAAGGTCTGTATGTCCATTGCCAATAACAAAATCTAGTGGCGTTTGTCCATGCTTATCATATTCATTTACTGCAGCATTGTGCTGCAGTAATAGTTTGACTACATTTTTATGACCTTTTATACAAGCACAATGGAGTGGAGTGTAGCCATTGGCGTGGTAGTTATTCAAGAAAGCATCAtgctttaataaaaatatcactACGTCTTCTTTACCATTTTTACAAGCAAAATGTAATGGACTCCATCCATTTTCGTCacatagagggttactgctcacaaggaagctattaaaccaagagttccaaatggtgaagttgaaatcatcccttcgtaaattttacggacgccatcacgagttggttgaccgttatggaataaccgtttcacaaatgatatcggatatgttccttacgtcgtagctacaatccccttccctttcatgaatttgacctaccgaattagactatttaccggatttgtaatcacataagcaacacgacgggtgccgcatgtggagcaggatctgcttacccttccggagcacctgagatcacccctagtttttggtggggttcgtgttgtttattctttagttttctatgttgtgtcatttgtactattgtttttctgtttgtctttttcatttttagccatggcgttgtcagtttgttttagatttacgagtttgactgtccctttggtgtctttcgtccctcttttatttatGTCAGCATTATATTTTAGCAGCATTTTTGCTACATTGAAGTGTTCGAACTGACAAGCCAAATAGATCGGCGTTCGACCGTTTATACCACAGGTCGTATCTACTTCGCAAGctgttatttcaattttattgaaaccGTCATTGACTTCTGCACCATTATCAATTAATAACTCACTTATGTATGTAAAACCGGACCGGCAAGCTATATGTAATGGAGACCATCCGTTATTTTCACAAGTATTTACATCGGCCATGTTCTCAACTAATAATTTCACTGCGTGAAAATGACCGTAACTACAAGCTAAGTACAGTGGAGTCATTCCATTATACATTTGCAGGTTCACATCTGCCTTGTTTTTTACAAGGATAGTAATTAGGTCAGTAAATCCTGCTTGGGCCGCAATGTGGATTGGGAACCAACCATTATTTTCACACCTGTTTATATTTGCGTGCTGTTCTAACAATATTTAAGTAACTTTTAAATGTCCGCTGTTACAACTTTCAAGGAGAGGGGTACATCCTTCATTGTTACTCTGATCGATTTCAGCACCATTGGAAAGAAGTATGTGCACTATTTCATGATGTCCATTCATTGAGGCATTGTGCAAAGGCGAccaattgtttttatcaagtgaatatatttgttttcgatttttcGAGATTAAATATTCTGAAACTATAGAATAACCTTTTGCTGCAGTGACGTGTAATGGAGTTGTGCAATCATTTTTTGAGGGTATGAATTTTGCATCTGACTCCTCTAagaaattcattaatatttttctgtatttttcatatttcatttgtatGTTAGCAAATACCTCCCAGTTATAACCCTCATCTATGTCTTTCTGTATACGTTCGAAATACATTGTTTCGAATTCGTCTCTTATCAATATGGTACAATCGCCATGTTCTTCGTCGAGTGATTTTAATTGACATCTACTACTAATGAACGCCGTATCTCCATGTCTAATAATACACGGAATTATAAAATTAGCTACAGAGTGAGAAATAATGTCAAAACCTTTATCGTGTTTTGTACAGAATATAGACTCTGTTTCTCTTAAATACATGTTCTTGAGACTTCGAAGATTTGACAAAATCGAAGTTTTAGATGTATGTTCCCCGTTATCCATTACATCAAATAAATCTTGTAACATgatattgtatttgttgttgCCGATCTGAAGACCCGCTTTCTCTATTGAGTTATTAGATAAAACCAAGAGTGCAAGAGCTATGAAAGTTGTGCCATTTTTACCCTTAAAGTTTTCAATTTCGTTCTGTATAAACTGATTAGGGTTTTGAAAGAAATCAGCATTgtccatatttttttctttaaacatgaCACACAGTAAAGGAAAAAAGTTGTACAACATAACAGTTTCATCATTCAAGTGACTCACAACGTCGTCAGTTAAATACAATTTActgatttcttttctttcagaaAAGGACAAATTCATTTCATCTGACTGCAAGTTAAATCGTTTAAATGATTGCGAAGATAATCTGTCTCTCACAGTGTCATAAAGATAGGATCTGCACGTCACCATTACTTTAAggagtttgttttttaaaaacatctttaTACGAATTGTCTCAGAATCCCAGCAGTTAAGGTTGAATTCATTCAAAGAATATTTACCGAAAACatcatcaaaaacaaaaagatatttcgaatttgattttgcaaattttatgaAGTCTGATGGTAACCATATAGGTACAACTGTGTATCCTTCTGTCTCTTGCATGTATATGGCTACATGATAAGCAACTGCAGATTTACCTGATCCGGGTACACCTGTTATTATCGTGCATTGATTTTCTTTCACCACTTTAAACAGTCTGGTTGCAGCTTCAGTCACATAGAACTTCTCCAGTTTCTTTTTCCATTCGAATGTTTCTTCGGTTTGAATAgctacaatatacatgtaagaaTTACTTAATAAGATGTCCAATTCAATAAATTAGGGCtgatttaaataacaaatgagAAGTTAATTTTGGCCTAAAATTGAAAGCACATCTGATGAAAGGTTTTTGACATTTATTAAGAGGAATAGCAACCATCTGTTTTGCATAGCTAACATCTGTTTTGCATAGCAACCTACTGAGGCTGAAAATATacaatgttgattttttaacaaaatgcacaaaataagTCACTTGAAGCCTGCtggtgataaaataaaacacaattacAGTCAAATTGTGCGTTAAGATATGCGAAAACAttaattcatgacaaaaatgccCAGTTACCAACTGGTACATGAAAATACCACGCTTAATTCATGGATAACAAGcccaatttaaaaatataaatacctgATAAAAACTAACCTAACATAAAAAGATCAATTATGCATCATGTgcataatgattttttatttaaaaatatcttatgtAACTCTACTTATTGCATAGCAACTAGCAGATGTGGTGTAAAagtgggacgaaagatacccgagagacattcaaactcataatcaaaaataaaccaaCGATGCCAAGGCTTTAAAGGAAAATGACAAACGTCATGAACATGCAATAGTTTTCAAAACACAATACAGAAAGGTGAAGATTAAGCAACCCAAACCCCACAACAAACTTAGGGGTGGTCTAGGTGCCCCATAAGGGAATGCTgatttcattacttttttgatttttaaaatcacGACAGGTCTTAATAAATATCtcatatgcaaattttcatcaacaTTTCAATATTGGATCAAAACTATGTTGAAGACTaataaatacagctgtttctcaaaccacgcctGTTTTTGGTAGAAAtagaatatttaatttaattggaTTTTCGTTCACATTTATTGTTAGCCTCGTTGTCACAAACTCTTTTCTCATATAACTTTATTTCGTAGTTGTTCTTCATGTTCTTTATGTTCTTCTGTTTATTAGTTTTAGTGACTGTTTACTTATTTGTTGCGAAGCTTTAGGTAATagataataattttgtttacatactggttcccagttctGATCTATAGGTTGCATCTGATAGAGACATAATTTGGGAATATTGCCAGTTAATAAACATgtgaatattgtttatattgaaatctgtggtaaccatACAGTCGAGGTAGAGGTAGTTACAAAaaaagtgttagtttaaactcttagAATTTCGGGGCATATACACGTTGAAAATATACCGCagagccctatattttgacctctGAAAAAATATAGTAGTTCTTATGAAATTTCCATGTTAggatatactttttttcaaaacctcATGGTTAAAGTGGTACAtcgtcaatatttacagaaatgcaacctatcaAGACAATCCACAGTTTTCTTTGTAAAAACCATCATTGCTTGACAAAATGTGTCagtaatttaatataaataaaattttggactgaaatcgtgttttttttcaaatagttatGTATACAATGCATATCGCGATAGATCTAAATAAATAGAGTTTTATCTTTTCAGATATATTCATTGTTGTTTTCATTAGTGTGACCCaggaaataatttgaaaacttacattgtatattatttctttccaaattCAGGGTTTCAACTGCAACATAAATTTCTTctatttccttttcttttttgacaAACTCTACAAAGATGTCATGGAATGAATTATCTAGGTCGGCGTTTTCCAAACTAGTGCAATCTGATTTCATTGTTGGACAGATAATTTCTATAgcctgaaaaaaatgtttaataaatatttactgAATACTTATCTTTTGGTTTCCTTGTGAGACCTAAACTCATTAATATGGATAACTAATCAAGATCTAACTGAGTAACTATGAGGGTTCCTTCAATCGATCGGATCAGTAGTCATTAGATAACACCcatgttttataaatacattgaatttattgatttataGCAACCTGTATtgcaatttcattttattgatgtaatgaaatttagaatgaacatgggaaatgtgtcaaagagaacaaCATTCCACATAAAGAGTACACAAAAatcgaaggccaccaatgggccTTCAATACAGCAACATAAAAAACGCACCCGAAGgcgaaaaataaaataagtcaaGAGATGATGCAAATATGCTTtactgtctttttttatttttggaagaAACAACTTTCGTGTATTGAAGAAAACTTGTTTTTCGCATAAAGTcgttttagttttgtttttgtacaaGTCTATGCAAAATACATGTTTCTTTGAACATGCAAATTCGTATTTGATCTTTTCCTATGAAATTAGTATTATGTGGTATGACATGTTGAGGAAGTCAGTTATAAACGAACTACGAAGTTTAAAGATAccactttttgttttgttcttagGTGAAGCTGTATGAAGtggttttttttgcttatttttaacAAGTAAATATACAATTGACATTAGTACAATGTagttatatacatttaattatatattttacagtgGTAACGTAAACGTTCCCCTGCTGGCGGATATGTCGTTCACCAAGGTCAACACCAACACTTGTCTTTTTTTCGAACGGTAACTATTTCGATAGtgcatttattgtaaatatttgtttataaatcacGTAGCTCtatcaatattttcattagTATGACCCAGGACAAATACTTGTTTTAGTGTTATTGGTAGTTTTAATGACTTCAGCGTCGTGTAGTTTCGCAAATACTAGTCTGCATTCcgaaacatgtatttttgtattctttgataCAAGTTTTCTGAACATTgacaataaaatcatcatagattgAAATTTGTATTTGCACAGTGTATATGACATACATTATACAGTGTTTGCATATTACATTCGTATAAGGCCAAATTCATGGTCGCCTGATACAATGTAAtagactcaaattctcatatttaatttattacaatgtaaaacatttatacaaattttacaaagtctaaaataaacaattaacaggATTAGGTCCCGATAATAAACAGCTGCGTTTCGTATGTACTTAAGTCTAGACACCATCTACTAAACTATCGATTTCACCTCCGAAGACCTCCGATGGtcatacatgcgatatgaacaTAATATACGTGAGAATGTAAAAACATAAGTATCGACATAAATAGATACcaagattaaattttgtatctatacaagacgcgcgtttcgtctataaaaagactcaccagtgacgctcgaatcccaaaaagtgaaaaaggccaaataaaatacgaagttgaagagcattgagcacCAAATTTCCGaaaatttttgcaaaaaacatctaaggtaatctattgcTGAGGTAGAACAGCTTTAGTTTTTCAagaattttaaagttttgtaaacagttagtttataaatatgaccatatcaatgataattcatgtcaacacataGATAAAGTAATAGCGAACTCGTtcaatttgacttttttattatcattcatCAAAAATAGATGTAATCATCGTTTTTAATGtacaccatttttttcttctatgaGATGTTTCTTAAATAAATGACATTGTAAAGTACTTCCTTATGGTCAGGTTGTTATTATAACgaatataaaatgttgtgataaatctaaatacattgtatatatatacgaaTGTGCTTTTATTTACTTGTCTCCTATTTGGCGATGTGGTGTCTTACTTTAGAAACTgcatcaaatgttgttttgaagTCTGCGTCAGACCTCGTAC
Coding sequences within it:
- the LOC134692355 gene encoding uncharacterized protein LOC134692355 — translated: MASALPVLSREETNFRRVANLLIRLSPKAVRILFDREFNPSGLKSTFSKNWTELDKLKKNGASCILQVGSDPRSNNFDLTLMVCLLRNLTKVTIQDQLPQPADMSEGAAVSRIKYYRNQIAHSDSGTRSDADFKTTFDAVSKAIEIICPTMKSDCTSLENADLDNSFHDIFVEFVKKEKEIEEIYVAVETLNLERNNIQSIQTEETFEWKKKLEKFYVTEAATRLFKVVKENQCTIITGVPGSGKSAVAYHVAIYMQETEGYTVVPIWLPSDFIKFAKSNSKYLFVFDDVFGKYSLNEFNLNCWDSETIRIKMFLKNKLLKVMVTCRSYLYDTVRDRLSSQSFKRFNLQSDEMNLSFSERKEISKLYLTDDVVSHLNDETVMLYNFFPLLCVMFKEKNMDNADFFQNPNQFIQNEIENFKGKNGTTFIALALLVLSNNSIEKAGLQIGNNKYNIMLQDLFDVMDNGEHTSKTSILSNLRSLKNMYLRETESIFCTKHDKGFDIISHSVANFIIPCIIRHGDTAFISSRCQLKSLDEEHGDCTILIRDEFETMYFERIQKDIDEGYNWEHDAFLNNYHANGYTPLHCACIKGHKNVVKLLLQHNAAVNEYDKHGQTPLDFVIGNGHTDLIKTLTEYGADVNFAKKNGRTPIYKACQRGYLESAQMLLFYNADVTKCNENGWSPLYIASYFNKKDIVALLCDHSTAVVNQSNKKGRSPLHIACREGYKDIVILLLKKVVSNSICDINGYTPLHFACSNGHKNVTVRLIKDGAPLNEIDKEGQTPLFIVAKNGDTNLIRILAEFGADVNIAIYNGITPIISALWLKNLKAAQMLISYRADVNKCADNGWSPLHYASYCNEKNIVQYLCYNSDAIVNLSDKKGKSPLHIACEKCNKDIVSILLQRGATYEYYDKNCNTPFHLACNEGNTNIAKQFIKRNAPINYPNSFNESPFYIACKEGHRDIVELLIEHGAEVNMSSEYGWTPLHVSVAYGITGITCLLLENSASANKLDNKGRTPLYYATYNNYKDNKLDNKGRTPLYYATYNNYKDNKLDNKGRTPLYYATYNNYKDNKLDNKGRTPLYYATYNNYKDNKLDNKGPE